The genomic interval AAGGCAAGCGCCCATACGCCGACGATGATTTCCACGATTCCGTACGCGAGAAGTGGATTGCGTGATCGGTCCGCCCAACGTCCGCCAAGCAGGCTTCCGAGTCCGAGACCCAGGAAGAAGACGGTGAGTACGGTACTGACAGCAAAGGACGTGGTGCCAAAGAGCAAGACGAGCTTGCGTGTCCAGACGACTTGATAGAGCAGACCACACGCGCCCGAAACAAAGAAGAAGAACAGGAGCGTGAGGAATTGCACCGTGCCGGTCTGTTTGGTGTGGGACTGCGAAACGGGTTTCTCGATAGAATTCATAAAGCCGGGTCCACGCCGCGTTGCTGAACGCCGGATGCTATCCCACGTTTGGTGGATGAGTCAATGGAAGCAGGGAAGAGGGGAATTCCGCTTGTTCGTGCCCACTCGCTTTGATAGTCCGCAATTTGCACCGGCGCGATTGAGCGCCGACGCAAATTGCTCACGCGCAAGACGTGGAGGTTATGCCATGAGGATTTCTCGCGAACACACTCTGTTTTCGGAGAGCCGCTTGGGTTTTCGCCGCAAGTCTCGCGAACGCACTGGTTACGAGAAAGGTTCAAGTGTATTCGTGAGAAATCCGGGATAGTTAGTCGACACGATCCATCCAGAAGGGCTTGCGGCGAAATGTCGTTTTTCAACGAATTGAGCGAATCGCCGTAAAGCGAGGTTTCTCAGATAGCCCCTGTCACGCGTGGTGGTTTGGGCGCGCGGAGCAGGACATCCGTGCGGCACGTGGGGCGATGGAATTTGGCGTTACCGGGGCATGAGGGCGCTCCGGACGTCCTTCCTTCGCTTGACTTCCTGGGGGTTGTGGGTGAAAATGCCTATGGTGCTGTATGCGCGGCGCCAAAGGGCTGGCTGTTCGGTGTGGGCGAAGGGGCTGCCTTCGCTTGAGACACGTGTGGGGTGTCTGTTGGGATTTCATGAAGCGGAAGAAGCGGGTGGACGAGGCTTGCGCCGGTTTGTCTGGCGAGTCGCAGTAGCTTGGTCGGGCAGAACGCCATTGAAGAGAGACGGCGGCAGGGGTATCCAGGTTTTGCGTGCGGGGTTTGCGGGCTCCGTACGAAACATGCATTTGAGTCACAGTAAATTATTTACAACATTGTAGCTAAGTGCAATAATTCCAATGGCTAATAGCATTATTTACATTGACAAGAAGCGGGACCTTTTGGTACAGTTAGGGTGCTGAAAATAAGGGGTAAGGAAGGTGGCTCAACTCGTTACCAGTCCTAGTGGAAGCGGCCAAAGCTCCGGCGGCCCCGGCGCGTACTCGATGTTTGGGCAGCGCCTGGTTGAGCGAGGCATTATCTCGCAGAAGCAGCTCGACGAAGCCATCCACAAGCAGCAGACCTCCATGGGTCAGAAGAAGCTGGGCGAGATTCTTGTCCGGCTGGGGTACATCAGCAAAAGCCACATTTCGGAAGGCTTGGCCGATCAACTCGGCATACCGATCATCCGGCTTTCGGATCGCGAGATTCCGGAACGTATCCGGAACTTAGTCAATCCCACCGTTGCGACCCTTTACAAAGTCATTCCGATCGGCGAGGAGAACGGTTCGCTGCTGATCGCGACGGCGGACCCGACCAACATCAATCAGATGGACAACTTGGAGCGTTTGCTCGACAAGCCCATCATCCCGCAGTTGGCGACACCCGAAGAGATCTCCGAAGCGCTGAAGAAGTACTACGGACTCCAAGAGAAGACGGTGGAGTCCATGTTGTCGACGGTAAGCAGCGCGAGCACGATGAGCACGTTGAGCACGATGTCGAACGTGAGTTCGATGGCGTCCTCGATGAGCAGCATGGGCAGTAGCATGTCGGCGAGCGACATCAGCCTTAGCAGCATCAGCATGGACAGTGTGGACTTTGACGGCGACATGGGCGTGTCGAACGCGACGCCGGGCGGTGAAGACGACGACGACAGCGACAGTCCGGTGGTTCGATACATTAACCACTTGATTCTTGAAGCGTTTCGTCTGCGTGCCAGCGATATTCACGTGGAGCCGGGCAAGTTCGACGTGAAGGTTCGGTACCGGATCGACGGTGTGTTGCATTTGATGCCAACGCCGCCGAAGCGCGCGCAGAAGTCGATTATTTCACGTTTGAAGATCATGTCCGGCATGGACATTTCGGAGCGGCGAATTCCGCAGGACGGACGTATCAAGCTGGCGCTTGCGGGCAAGATGGTTGACTTGCGCGTGAGTGCGCTGCCCGCGGTGCATGGCGAGAGCGTGGTCATGCGTATCTTGGACAAGAGCGGGTTGTTGCTGGGTTTGGGGCAGCTAGGATTTGCGCCCGAAGATCAGCGTCGCTGGGAAGAGTTGTTGGGTCAGGCGACGGGCGTGGTGTTGGTGACGGGGCCGACGGGTTCGGGCAAGACGACGACGCTGTACGCGTCGCTTCACCAGTTGAACCAGCCGGACTCCAAGCTGATCACGGTGGAAGACCCGGTGGAATACCAGCTCAACGGTATCAACCAGGTGCAGATCAACCACGATATCGGGTGGAATTTCGCGAGGGCGTTGCGCTCGATTTTCCGTCAGGACCCGGACATTGTGATGGTTGGTGAAATTCGTGACCAGGAGACGGCGGAAATCGCGATCAAGGCGGCACTGACCGGTCACTTGGTATTTTCGACGTTGCACACGAACGACGCGCCGAGCGCGTTCATTCGTTTGATTGACGTGGGGATCAAGCCGTTCCTTGTGGCTTCGGGTGTGCGCGCGGTATTGGGTCAGCGGCTTGTGCGAACGATTTGCACGGCGTGCAAGGAGCTGTACACGGTGCCCGACCTCGAACGTGAGCGCATGGCCATGAATATCGACTGGAACAAGGTTGAAGTATTTCATGGGCGCGGGTGCGATAACTGCAATCACACCGGGTATTCGGGCCGGCTTGGCGTGTACGAATTGATGATGACCACGGATGAAATCCGGGACATGATCATGAACAACACGGCATCGGGCACGCTTCGGCGGGCGGCGCGA from Candidatus Hydrogenedentota bacterium carries:
- a CDS encoding GspE/PulE family protein — its product is MDNLERLLDKPIIPQLATPEEISEALKKYYGLQEKTVESMLSTVSSASTMSTLSTMSNVSSMASSMSSMGSSMSASDISLSSISMDSVDFDGDMGVSNATPGGEDDDDSDSPVVRYINHLILEAFRLRASDIHVEPGKFDVKVRYRIDGVLHLMPTPPKRAQKSIISRLKIMSGMDISERRIPQDGRIKLALAGKMVDLRVSALPAVHGESVVMRILDKSGLLLGLGQLGFAPEDQRRWEELLGQATGVVLVTGPTGSGKTTTLYASLHQLNQPDSKLITVEDPVEYQLNGINQVQINHDIGWNFARALRSIFRQDPDIVMVGEIRDQETAEIAIKAALTGHLVFSTLHTNDAPSAFIRLIDVGIKPFLVASGVRAVLGQRLVRTICTACKELYTVPDLERERMAMNIDWNKVEVFHGRGCDNCNHTGYSGRLGVYELMMTTDEIRDMIMNNTASGTLRRAARLGGMTTMREDGWRKVLNGITTVEEVIRVTQPDEPLEKYMNATA